From the genome of Nicotiana sylvestris chromosome 2, ASM39365v2, whole genome shotgun sequence, one region includes:
- the LOC104240819 gene encoding extensin-2-like, with protein MVSKFCLFPPLMILTLTFSYSFGKAQSEVKSSNEGILYASPPPPNECPYSCLPPPTPTDCPPPPPSPQLPTLPAASPPPPSGPVYYPPPSGYYLPPGGYFFPPPVYEYGPPPPNPILPYLPFYYKNPPPPFDYSSAASHYGTIKRMNSKLLILVTLFLG; from the coding sequence ATGGTCTCAAAATTCTGCCTTTTTCCTCCACTAATGATCCTAACATTAACTTTCAGTTATTCTTTTGGAAAGGCTCAGTCTGAAGTAAAAAGTTCTAATGAAGGCATTCTCTATGCTTCACCACCACCACCAAATGAATGTCCCTATTCTTGCCTTCCTCCACCCACCCCTACCGACTGCCCACCTCCACCACCTTCACCGCAGCTACCAACTCTCCCTGCTGCATCACCGCCGCCACCTTCAGGGCCAGTTTACTACCCTCCACCATCGGGGTATTATTTGCCGCCGGGTGGATACTTTTTCCCTCCACCAGTGTATGAGTATGGCCCTCCACCTCCTAATCCAATTTTGCCTTACTTGCCATTCTACTACAAGAATCCACCACCACCATTCGATTACTCATCGGCTGCCAGTCATTATGGGACAATCAAAAGGATGAACAGCAAGTTATTGATACTAGTTACACTTTTCCTTGGTTAG